The following proteins are encoded in a genomic region of Sorangiineae bacterium MSr12523:
- a CDS encoding glycosyltransferase, which produces MRVLAITKIFPNSLEPLSSPFNRQQFVELAKLCELTVVEAIPYVPLAHRTRMPERAAKLSALPKRERVAGIDTHYLRQLYLPRVGTSVALPLYLASLASQPTLRRLVRESDVILGTWAYPDGCAATVMARAFGKPCAVKVHGSDVNIVAKMASARAYMRRVLPRANAMISVARPLSRLLEDMGVRAGAIHLVRNGVDTSLFRPRDRAACRDELGIAREGALIVFCGRIEPQKGVGELLTAFERVRAARPDARLALLGDGVSRELVQRVRAAQLSLPEGTLIAPGPRPLREVATWVGACDVFTLPSHNEGTPNVVLEALASGRPVVGSDVGGIPDCLADPRSGLLVPARDASALANGLVDALNRSWDAEAIVHTGPGSWEESARALFNVLEQVAGEA; this is translated from the coding sequence ATGCGCGTTCTAGCGATCACGAAGATTTTTCCCAACAGCCTCGAACCGTTGAGTTCTCCCTTCAATCGACAACAGTTCGTCGAACTGGCGAAGCTTTGCGAGCTGACGGTGGTGGAAGCCATCCCGTACGTGCCGCTGGCACATCGCACGCGCATGCCGGAGCGCGCCGCGAAGTTGTCCGCCTTGCCGAAGCGCGAGCGTGTGGCGGGCATCGACACGCACTACCTGCGGCAGCTTTATCTGCCGCGCGTGGGCACGTCGGTGGCGCTGCCGCTTTACCTCGCGTCCTTGGCCTCGCAGCCCACGCTTCGCCGCTTGGTGCGCGAGAGCGACGTCATCCTGGGTACGTGGGCCTACCCCGATGGATGCGCGGCCACCGTGATGGCCCGCGCCTTCGGCAAGCCATGCGCGGTGAAGGTGCACGGGTCCGACGTGAACATCGTGGCCAAGATGGCCTCGGCGCGCGCATACATGCGCCGTGTCCTTCCGCGCGCCAACGCGATGATCTCCGTGGCGCGTCCGCTGTCACGGCTACTCGAGGACATGGGCGTGCGCGCGGGTGCGATCCACCTGGTTCGCAACGGCGTGGACACGTCGCTGTTCCGGCCGCGCGATCGCGCCGCCTGCCGCGACGAATTGGGCATCGCGCGCGAAGGCGCGCTCATCGTCTTTTGCGGGCGCATCGAGCCGCAGAAGGGGGTGGGCGAGCTGCTCACCGCCTTCGAGCGCGTGCGCGCGGCGCGGCCCGATGCCCGGCTCGCGTTGCTTGGCGATGGCGTTTCGCGCGAGCTCGTGCAGCGTGTGCGCGCCGCGCAATTGAGCCTGCCGGAAGGCACACTGATCGCGCCGGGCCCGCGCCCTCTGCGCGAAGTGGCGACGTGGGTGGGGGCCTGCGACGTCTTCACCTTGCCAAGCCACAACGAGGGAACCCCCAACGTGGTGCTCGAGGCGCTGGCCAGCGGCCGTCCGGTGGTGGGCTCCGACGTGGGCGGCATCCCCGATTGCCTGGCCGACCCGCGTTCGGGTCTCCTCGTTCCCGCCCGGGACGCGAGCGCCCTCGCGAACGGATTGGTGGATGCGTTGAACCGCTCTTGGGACGCGGAGGCCATCGTTCATACCGGGCCCGGCAGTTGGGAAGAGAGCGCACGCGCCCTCTTTAATGTGCTGGAACAGGTGGCTGGAGAAGCCTAA